In Micromonospora cremea, the genomic window CGCGGGTGGAAGGCGCAGCCGGGCGGCAGGTTGATCAGGCTGGGCGGGTTGCCCCGGATCGGCAGCAGGTCCGCGTCCGCGTCGCCGTGCAGCGACGGCACGCTGGAGAGCAACCCCCAGGTGTACGGGTGCTGCGGCGAGCGGAGCACCTGCTCGACACTGCCCCGCTCCACGGCTCGTCCGCCGTACATCACCAGCACCTCGTCGGCGACCTGGCCGACCACGCCGAGGTCGTGCGTGATCAGGATGATCGCGGAGTGGAACTCGGCCTGGAGGTCGGCGAGCAGGTCCAGGATCTGCGCCTGCACGGTGACGTCCAGCGCGGTGGTCGGCTCGTCGGCGATCAGCAGGGCCGGATCGTTGACCAGCGACATGGCGATCATCGCCCGCTGGCGCATGCCGCCGGAGAACTCGTGCGGATACTGGTCGAAGCGGCGCACCGGCTGCGGGATGCCGACCCGGTCCAGCATGTCCACCGCCCGCTGGCGGGCCTCTCGCCGGCCGGCCTCCGGGTGGTGCACCCGGTACGCCTCGGCGATCTGCCGGCCCACCGTGTAGTACGGGTGCAGCGCGGAGAGCGGGTCCTGGAAGATCATCGCCATGTCGCGGCCGCGCAGCCGGCGCACCTCCTCGTCTCCGAGGCCCACCAACTGCCGACCGCCGACGGAGATCTCGCCGGTGATGGTCGTCCGCTTGGGGTCGTGCAGGCCGAGGATGGCCAGCGAGGTGACGCTCTTGCCGGAGCCGGACTCGCCGACGATGCCGAGGGTGCGACCCCGCTCGACGGCGAACGACACTCCGTCGACCGCGCGCACCACGCCGTCCTCGGTGTCGAACCGGACCCGCAGGTCGGTCACCCGCAGGTAGGCGTCCTGGTCGGAACGCTGCACCGGCACGGTGGGACGGTCGTCCGGTTCCCCGGACGGCGCCGGATCCGAGCTGTCCACGGCCGCCTCCCTCAGTGACGAAGAGAACTTACAGGAAAGTCCCGAGGGTGAAAATAAGCTACAAAGTCGGCACCTGTCAGCGGGCCCGAGCGTAACGAGTCGGCATCGGCCTTGAACACCCCTCACCTCGCCATTCATGGCCATTCATGCCGCGCTCACACGCCACGTGCGACGTCGGTGGCGCGACCTCAGCTGCAATGGGCAGGTGGTACCTGCCGAGATTCTTGGCCACCGACTGCCCTGGACCGAGTCGGATCACCTCGCCCTCGATGTCACGGCGTGCCGGATCGAACTCCTCGACGGCGGACTACTCGTCGGCCCTCCGCCGACAGTCCGGCACCAGGCGATCGTCGGCCCCCTGGCAACGGCGTTGGAGCCCGGGTGCGTAGCGGCAGATCGCACCCTGCTCCCGGTGATCAACCTACGGCTCGACGCCACGCGGATCCTCTACCGCCGGCAGGGTAGCCATTACACCGAGCAGTCCGAGACCAGGCCAGGTGATGTACTCGCGCTCACTGAGCCGGTGCGGGCCACCATCCGGCCGGAGGATCTGCTCGCCTGACGGGCGTCGGCCGGCTGGCCTAGGGTCGGTCGCATGACCGAGTTCGACGCGGCCGCCGCCGCTGTGCAGGCCGCCCTCGACGCGGGCGCCCGGTACGCCGACGCGCGCGTGATGCACCGCCGCTACGAGTCGATGACCGCGCGCAACGGTGACGTGGAGGAGCTGACCCAGGACGAGAGCATCGGGATCGGCGTCCGGGCGCTGGTCGGGGCGAGCTGGGGCTTCCACGCCGTACCCGATCTCTCCGACGCGGCCGCCCGCGACGCCGGCCGGCGCGCGGCCCGGATCGCCACGGCGAGCGCGCGGGTTCCCGGCCCGCCGGTCGACCTGGTGCCGGTCGAGGCGGTCACCGCGAGCTGGGCCTCGGGCTGCCAGATCGATCCGCTCGGGGTGCCCCTGTCGGACAAGGGCGACCTGCTGGTCGGCGCGACCCGCACGATGGCCGAGCACGGCGCCGACCTGGCCGAGGGGCTCTACCAGATCTGGGACACCGCCAAGTGGTTCGTGTCCAGCGAGGGCCACCGGATCGACCAGCGGATCCGCGAGTGTGGTGGCGGCATCTCGGCCACCTCGATCGGTGACGGCGAGACGCAGCGCCGCTCCTGGCCCAGCTACCGGGGGCAGTACGGCACCACCGGTTGGGAGCTGGTCGAGTCGCTGGACCTGGCCGCCCACGCCGCGCAGATCGCCGAGGAGTCCCGGGCGCTGCTCACCGCGCCGCCCTGCCCCGCCGGCGAGACGGATCTGATCCTCGGCGGCGAGCAGTTGGCCCTGCAGATCCACGAGTCGGTCGGGCACGCCATCGAGCTGGACCGGATCCTCGGCTGGGAGGCCGCGTTCGCCGGCACGTCCTGGCTGGACCTGGCCCAGCTCGGCTCGCTGCGCTACGGCTCCGAGCTGATGAACGTCACCATCGACCCGACCATCCCGGGCGCGCTGGGCAGTTTCGGCTTCGACGACGAGGGCTCCCCGGCGGTCAAGCGGGACGCGGTCCGCGACGGGCGGTGGGTGGGCGTGCTCGCCGGCCGGGATTCGGCCGCCATGGCCAGCCTCGACTACGGCGGCAGCGTACGCGCCGACGGGTGGGCCCGGCTGCCGATGGTGCGGATGACCAACGTGGGCCTGGAACCCGGCCCACACACGCTGGACGAGATCATCGCGGCCACCGACGACGGGGTGCTGATGGACCTCAACCGATCCTGGTCGATCGACGACAAGCGCCTCAACTTCCAGTTCGGCTGCGAGATCGGCTGGGAGATCAAGAAGGGTCGGCGGGGGCGGATGCTGCGCAACCCCACCTACACCGGTATCGGCCCGCTCTTCTGGCGCTCGATGGACATGCTCTCCGGCGAGACGGTGCCGTGGGGGACGCCCAACTGCGGCAAGGGCCAACCCGGCCAGACCGGGCACACCGGCCATCCGGCAGCGCCGGCGCGCTTCCGTAACGTCCGGGTGGGGGTGTCGGCATGAGGCCGGGTGACCCCACGGAGCTGGAGCTGGCCGGGCAGGTCATCGAGCTGGTCCGGCGCCTCGGCGGCCCGGCCGCGCAGGCCGAGGCGGTGGTGACCCGCGCCGACCTGGCGCTGACCCGGTTCGCCAACTCGGCCATCCACCAGAACGTCGCCGAGTCGACCGTCGGAATCCGGCTGCGGGTGCACGTCGACGGGCGGACCGCCGCTGGCAGCGGCAGCGTCGTCACCGCCGACGGGTTGCGCACGCTGGTCGAGCGCACCCTGGCCGCGGCACGGCTCTGCCCGCCCGACCCGGGCTGGCCGGGGCTGGCCCCGCCCACGCCCGCGCCGCTCGCCCCGCCCGTGGACGAGGCCACGGCGCACGCCGAGCCGGATCAGCGGGCCGACCGGGTGCGGGCGTTCGTGGCCGCCGCCGGGGGTCTCAGCACGGCGGGCTACTGCCGCACCGCGCACCGTTCGTCGGCGTTCGCCAACTCGGCCGGGCACACCGCGCACGGCCGCTTCGTGGAGGCGGCGATGGACGGCATCGCCCGCCAGGGCGGCGCGGACGGGGTGGCCCGGCGCTGCGCCGATCGGCTGTCCGACATCGACGGTGCCGAGCTGGGCGGGCACGCCGCGGCGAAGGCCCAGGCCGCGGCCGACCCGATCGAGCTGCCGCCGGGGCGCTACGAGGTGGTGTTCGAGCCGGCCGCCGTGGCGGACCTGCTGCAAAACCTGTCCTGGTACGGCTTCAACGGCAAGCGGTACGCCGAGCGGCAGTCCTTCGCCGAGCCGGGGGCGGACCAGTTCGACCGGGCGGTGACCCTGGTGGACGACCCGCTGGGCGCGTCGGGGCTGCCGTTCGACGCCGAGGGCACCGGCCGGCGGGCGCTGACCCTGGTCGAGGCGGGCACCACCCGCGCGGTGGCGCACGACCGGCGCACCGCCGCCGAGGCGGGCGCGGAGTCCACCGGGCACGCGGTCGCGGGCGGGGCCACCTGGGGGCCGATGGCCCGCAACCTGCGCCTGTCCGGCGCGGCGGCCGGCCCCGCCAGCGCGGTGGGCCGGAGCACCACCGGCACGGCGGCCGGCGCCGTGGTCGACTCGGACACCGCCGCGCTGATCGCCGGCGTACGCCGAGGGCTGCTGGTCACCGACCTCTGGTACACCCGCGTGCTCGACCCGAAGAGTCTCGTCGTCACCGGGTTGACCCGCAACGGCGTCTGGCTGGTCGAGGACGGCACGGTCGTGCGGGCGGTCCGCGATCTGCGGTTCACCGAGTCGTACCCGCGAGCGCTCGGGCCGGGCGCGGTGCTCGGGCTGGGCGCGCGGCCGGTACGCCAACCGGACCGGGTGGACGGTGCCTGGTGGGCGGCGCCGCCGGTGCGACTGGCCTCCTGGCACTTCACCGGGGGTGCCTCCGGCTGAGCGTGCCCGGGGGTAGTGACTTTCTCAACAACCGCGCCATCGATCGCCGTACCAGGGCTTTTCCGCAGGTCAGACACACGGGACGGTCCCTTGCGCGGACGGCTCGTAGAGATCGGCGTAACGTGTGTCACTTAGCTGCGCCGGTCGATCCGGCGGGGTTGTTGGTGTGCGCATGACGTGGCAGCGGGTGCGGGTTCGCCGGTCCGCGTGCCGACCGGAGAAGATCAGCCCGCCCGTACGGGCCCGTCGAGGAGACGACTCGAATGACATCAACGGCAACGAGGCCGCGGGGAGCGCGGGCGCGCGCCGCCATCGCGGCGAAGACGTTGCGTACCGACCGCTGGTGGTTCGCCCCGCTGATCACCGTGATCGGGCTCAGCGCCTGGATCGCGTACGCGACGGTCCGGGTGTTCATGCACAAGTGGTACTGGGTCGACGAGTTTCACTACCTGACCCCGTTCTACTCGCCCTGCGTCACCGAGCGGTGTGTGGAGGGGGCCTCGCACTTCGGCCGGTTCCTGCCGGGCTGGTGGATCATCCCGGACGCCGCGCTGACCCTGCCGTTCCTGCTCCTGTTCCGGCTCACCTGCTACTACTACCGCAAGGCGTACTACCGGTCGTTCTGGCTGTCCCCGCCGGCCTGCGCCGTGCCGGACGGTCACGCCGAGTACGGCGGTGAGACCCGCTTCCCGCTGCTCGGCCAGAACCTGCACCGCTACTTCTTCTACGCCGCCGCGATCATCTCGCTGATCAACACCTGGGACGCGATCCTCGCCTTCCACTCGCCGAAGGGCTTCGGCTTCGGGCTGGGCAACATCGTCCTGCTGGTCAACGTGGTGATGCTCTGGGCGTACACCATCTCCTGCCACTCCTGCCGGCACATCATCGGCGGGCGACTCAAGCATTTCTCCAAGCATCCGGTGCGCTACCAGGCCTGGACCTTCATCTCGGCGTTGAACGTCCGGCACATGCAGCTCGCCTGGATCACCCTCGGCACGCTCGCGCTGACGGACTTCTACATCATGGCGATCGCCGCGGACTGGTTCCCCGACCTGCGGTTCATCAACTAAAGGGCCCCGACATGACCACTACCACGCGAATCGAACGACACCACTACGACGTCGTCGTGATCGGGGCCGGCGGCGCCGGCCTGCGCGCGGCGATCGAGGCCCGGCTCGCCGGCAAGAAGACCGCGATCATCTCCAAGTCGCTCTTCGGCAAGGCGCACACGGTGATGGCCGAGGGCGGCGCCGCCGCCGCGATGGGCAACGTGAACAGCCGGGACAGCTGGCAGGTGCACTTCCGCGACACCATGCGCGGCGGCAAGTTCCTCAACAACTTCCGAATGGCCGAGCTGCACGCGAAGGAGTCGCCGCAGCGGATCTGGGAGCTGGAGACGTACGGTGCGCTCTTCGACCGCACCAAGGACGGCAAGATCTCCCAGCGCAACTTCGGCGGCCACGAGTACCCCCGCTTGGCGCACGTCGGCGACCGGACCGGCCTGGAGCTGATCCGCACCCTCCAGCAGAAGATCGTCTCGCTCCAGCAGGAGGACCACCGGGAGTTCGGCTCGTACGACGCCCGGATCAAGGTGTTCTCCGAGACCACCATCACCGAGCTGCTGCTCGACGGCGACCGGATCGCCGGCGCGTTCGGCTACTACCGGGAGTCCGGGGAGTTCGTCCTGTTCGAGGCGCCGGCCGTGGTGCTGGCGACCGGCGGCGTCGGGCGCTCCTACAAGGTCACCTCGAACTCGTGGGAGTACACCGGGGACGGACACGCGCTGGCACTGCGCGCCGGGGGGACTCTGATCAACATGGAGTTCCTCCAGTTCCACCCGACCGGCATGGTCTGGCCGCCCTCGGTGAAGGGCATCCTGGTCACCGAATCGGTACGCGGCGACGGCGGCGTGTTGAAGAACTCCGACGGCAAGCGGTTCATGTTCGACTACGTCCCCGACGTCTTCCGCAAGCAGTACGCGGAGACCGAGGAGGAGGCGGACCGCTGGTACACCGACCCGGACAACAACCGGCGCCCGCCGGAGCTGCTGCCCCGCGACGAGGTGGCCCGCGCGATCAACAGCGAGGTCAAGGCCGGTCGGGGGTCCCCCGCCGGCGGCGTCTTCCTGGACATCGCCAGCCGGCGCTCGGCCGACGAGATCCGCCGGCGGCTGCCCTCGATGTACCACCAGTTCAAGGAACTGGCCGACGTCGACATCACCGCCGAGCCGATGGAGGTCGGGCCGACCTGCCACTACGTGATGGGCGGCGTCGAGGTGGACCCGGACTCCGGTGCCGCCTTCGGCCACGTACGCGGGCTCTTCGCCGCCGGTGAGGTCTCCGGCGGTATGCACGGCTCCAACCGGCTGGGCGGCAACTCCCTGTCCGACCTGCTGGTCTTCGGCAAGCGGGCGGGTGGGCACGCGGCCAGCTACGCCGACGGGCTGGCTGGCCGGCCGAAGGTGGCCGTGGACGCGGTCGAGGCCGCGGTGGAGACGGCGCTGGCCCCGCTGCAGCGGGACACCGGCGAGAGCCCGTACACCCTGCAGCAGGACCTCCAGGCGGTGATGGGGGATCTGGTCGGGATCATCCGGCGGGAGGGCGAGCTGGCCGATGCTCTGGGCCGGCTGGCGGAGCTGCGCGAGCGGGTGGCCAAGGTGAGCGCGGCCGGCGGCCGGCGCTACAACCCCGGCTGGCACCTGGCACTGGACCTGCGCAACATGCTGGTGGTCTCGGAGTGCACCGCGAAGGCGGCGCTGGAGCGGCAGGAGTCGCGCGGCGGGCACACCCGCGAGGACTACCCGGCGATGGAGCCGAAGTGGCGGCAGGTGAACCTGGTCTGCGCGCTGAACGGCGACACCGTGCAGCTGACCCGCAAGCCGCTGCCGAAGATGCGGCCGGAGCTGATCAGCCTCTTCGACCGGGCGGAGCTGGCCAAGTACCTCACCGACGAGGAGCTCGCCGATTTCGACGCCCTCGTCGCCGACGCTGGAGAGGCGGACAACCGATGAGCGCGAAGCGTCAGTTCCGGATCTGGCGGGGCGACGAGACGGGCGGGGACCTGCAGGACTACATGGTCGAGGTGAACGAGGGCGAGGTCGTCCTCGACGTCATCCACCGTTTGCAGGCGACCGACGCGCCCGACCTCGCGTGCCGGTGGAACTGCAAGGCCGGCAAGTGCGGCTCCTGCTCCATGGAGATCAACGGCAAGCCGCGGCTGGGCTGCATGACCCGGATGTCGACCTTCGGTGACGAGGAGACCGTCACGGTCACCCCGCTGCGCACCTTCCCGGTGATCCGGGACCTGGTCACCGACGTCTCGTTCAACTACGAGAAGGCCCGGGAGACGCCGGCGTTCGCCCCGCCGGCCGACGTGGCCCCGGGCGACTACCGGATGCAGCAGGTCGACGTCGAGCGCTCGCAGGAGTTCCGCAAGTGCATCGAGTGCTTCCTGTGCCAGACCGTCTGCCACGTGATCCGCGACCACGAGGAGAACAAGCAGGCGTTCTCCGGGCCGCGGTACTTCATCCGGGCGGCCGAGCTGGACATGCACCCGCTGGACGCCCGGACCGACCGCAAGGAGTACGCGCAGGCCGAACAGGGCCTCGGCTTCTGCAACATCACCAAGTGCTGCACCGAGGTCTGCCCGGAGCACATCAAGATCACTGACAACGGGATCATCCCCATGAAGGAACGGGTCGTCGACCGCAGGTACGATCCCCTTGTGTGGCTTGGTAGCAAGATCTTCCGCCGGGGCGAGACGCCCCAGACCAGCGTGACCACCGCCCGTCAGGGCTCGGCGACACCGCCGAGTACGAGCCGGGGCGGGACGCACTCGCACGCGGGTGGTTCGCACGACCCGCAGGCCGAGGAGCAGGCGCAGAGCGGCGTCAACTGGCACCGGGAGGTGCCGCACCCGACCGCTCCGGCGGTCGACGACCGGGGCAGGCTGCCGCTGACCGAGCTCACCTTCGACCGGGCCGCCGCGCCGTCGCCGTTCGGTGACGACGTGACCTTCCCGCTGCCTCCGGAGCACCTCAACTTCGCGCACCCGGAGCAGGACAACAAGCACTGAGCACGACCACCAGGACGGGGGCTCGCCGGCATCGCCGGGGCCCCCGTCCCCCATGTCAGCGTTGATCATGGGGTTGGCGGGTACTCGACGAGCCCGCCCACCCTGTGATCAGCGGGCCGGTGGCCGGGGATCCGCGAGCAGGGGGCGGAGCGCGGCGACGATGGGAGCGTCGGCGGGGAGCCAGGTGACCGAGTCCAGCTCGTCGGCGGAGAGCCAGCGAAGCGCCGAGTGCTCCAGCGCCTGCGGCTGATCGTCGTGCAGCAGCCGGGCGGCGTACACCTTGAGCACCGAGCGGCCGTGCGCCATCCGCACGTTGCGGCCGACCCGGTCGCCGATCTCCACGCGTACGGCCAGCTCCTCGACGCATTCCCGGACCAGCGCGTCGGTCTCGGCCTCCCCCGGCTCGACCTTTCCGCCGGGAAACTCCCACATCCCCGCCACCTCGGGCGGGGCGGAGCGGGCACAGGCGAGCACCCGCCCGTCCCGGATGATCGCCGCTCCCACGATCACCTTCAGGTCCCGTCGTTCAGCCTGCCCGCCACCATTAGCCCGTTCGGTCCGCACGGGCGTCCAGGGTGCCAGATCAATCGGCGGTTTGGGTACCGTCGCCGTCCGCTAGGCCAACAGAACACGGAAGTGTGGGCGTGGACACCCCTTCCGAGCGACGACAAACTAGAGGGCACCGACAAGACACGGGATGGCGACGATTTGGCCACAAGCCGGCAACGGCGCTTGGGGGGTGCGGTTATGCGCGTGCTGTTCAACAGCCGGGCCAAGCACGACTACCTTTCCGACGCGTTGACCCTGCTCTCAGGTTGGACGCGTGAAGGCGAGCAGATCCGACGGACTCTCGAGATCGACGATACCCAACACGCGGCGTTGACCGAACGGGTGAAGGTCGTCGCCGACGCGCTGCGTCTGCGCCCCGAGATCAGCCGCCGGGCAGACAGTACCCAGATCCGGGTCGGGCACGGTAACGGCGAGCCGCTGACCGAGGGCGAGGTCCTGCTGGCGGCCCGGATCGAGGACGCCTACCGCGCGGTCACCGAGTCCTGACCGCTCGCTGCGAAGTTCTGAGAATTCTGAGGTTTTCCTGAAAAGCACCCGGGTATCGATTCGGCGCGGTAGCGGACAACATGCCGCAACCAACTCAAATCTCTGATACCTCGCTTTTCAGGAGCTGACATGACCACCCCCATCCAGAACCGCGGCACCGACCACGTCGAGCACACCGGCCAGCACGACATTCGCCGCGTGCACCGCCACGGCGACGAGACCAAGCCGTCCTGGAAGACCACCGAGCTGGCGGTCTACCTGCTGGCCGTCATCGGGGTCCTGATCGCCTCGAACGCCGTCGGCGACGGCGCCGCCAACAACGGTGGCGACTACTTCGCCGCCGACAAGGCCTGGTGGTACATCACCCTGCTGACCATCGGTTACCTGGTCAGCCGCGGCCTGGCCAAGTCCGGCACCCGCAGCGCCGACCACGACCCGCGCAGCGACCACTGACGTACGCCGGAAGCCCCGCGCTTCCCGTTTCTCGGACGGGAACCGCGGGGCTTCCGCGTGGTCGGGCTCATCCGTCGGCGCGGGCGTCCTGCGGGTACCAGCGCAGCTCCACCGAGTTGCCGTCCGGGTCCCGCACGTAGATCGAGGTCGCCGAGCCGCGGGCACCGAACCGGTCGACCGGCCCGGTCAGCACCGTGAAGAGACCCGAGTCGATCACCTGCGCCCAGTCACCCGACCTCCACGGAACCGGAGTCGATCTCCGTCAGCGGAAACGAGGTGCCCGCCATGAGCAGACGGACCGGCCTGGTCGTCCGGGCAC contains:
- a CDS encoding succinate dehydrogenase/fumarate reductase iron-sulfur subunit encodes the protein MSAKRQFRIWRGDETGGDLQDYMVEVNEGEVVLDVIHRLQATDAPDLACRWNCKAGKCGSCSMEINGKPRLGCMTRMSTFGDEETVTVTPLRTFPVIRDLVTDVSFNYEKARETPAFAPPADVAPGDYRMQQVDVERSQEFRKCIECFLCQTVCHVIRDHEENKQAFSGPRYFIRAAELDMHPLDARTDRKEYAQAEQGLGFCNITKCCTEVCPEHIKITDNGIIPMKERVVDRRYDPLVWLGSKIFRRGETPQTSVTTARQGSATPPSTSRGGTHSHAGGSHDPQAEEQAQSGVNWHREVPHPTAPAVDDRGRLPLTELTFDRAAAPSPFGDDVTFPLPPEHLNFAHPEQDNKH
- a CDS encoding 4a-hydroxytetrahydrobiopterin dehydratase; its protein translation is MRVLFNSRAKHDYLSDALTLLSGWTREGEQIRRTLEIDDTQHAALTERVKVVADALRLRPEISRRADSTQIRVGHGNGEPLTEGEVLLAARIEDAYRAVTES
- a CDS encoding ABC transporter ATP-binding protein gives rise to the protein MPVQRSDQDAYLRVTDLRVRFDTEDGVVRAVDGVSFAVERGRTLGIVGESGSGKSVTSLAILGLHDPKRTTITGEISVGGRQLVGLGDEEVRRLRGRDMAMIFQDPLSALHPYYTVGRQIAEAYRVHHPEAGRREARQRAVDMLDRVGIPQPVRRFDQYPHEFSGGMRQRAMIAMSLVNDPALLIADEPTTALDVTVQAQILDLLADLQAEFHSAIILITHDLGVVGQVADEVLVMYGGRAVERGSVEQVLRSPQHPYTWGLLSSVPSLHGDADADLLPIRGNPPSLINLPPGCAFHPRCRYADRPGDRARTEVPELRPAGVTGSAGADGHLVACHLTAEERTTLYAEDIASVGVAR
- a CDS encoding fumarate reductase/succinate dehydrogenase flavoprotein subunit, whose amino-acid sequence is MTTTTRIERHHYDVVVIGAGGAGLRAAIEARLAGKKTAIISKSLFGKAHTVMAEGGAAAAMGNVNSRDSWQVHFRDTMRGGKFLNNFRMAELHAKESPQRIWELETYGALFDRTKDGKISQRNFGGHEYPRLAHVGDRTGLELIRTLQQKIVSLQQEDHREFGSYDARIKVFSETTITELLLDGDRIAGAFGYYRESGEFVLFEAPAVVLATGGVGRSYKVTSNSWEYTGDGHALALRAGGTLINMEFLQFHPTGMVWPPSVKGILVTESVRGDGGVLKNSDGKRFMFDYVPDVFRKQYAETEEEADRWYTDPDNNRRPPELLPRDEVARAINSEVKAGRGSPAGGVFLDIASRRSADEIRRRLPSMYHQFKELADVDITAEPMEVGPTCHYVMGGVEVDPDSGAAFGHVRGLFAAGEVSGGMHGSNRLGGNSLSDLLVFGKRAGGHAASYADGLAGRPKVAVDAVEAAVETALAPLQRDTGESPYTLQQDLQAVMGDLVGIIRREGELADALGRLAELRERVAKVSAAGGRRYNPGWHLALDLRNMLVVSECTAKAALERQESRGGHTREDYPAMEPKWRQVNLVCALNGDTVQLTRKPLPKMRPELISLFDRAELAKYLTDEELADFDALVADAGEADNR
- a CDS encoding (deoxy)nucleoside triphosphate pyrophosphohydrolase → MRTERANGGGQAERRDLKVIVGAAIIRDGRVLACARSAPPEVAGMWEFPGGKVEPGEAETDALVRECVEELAVRVEIGDRVGRNVRMAHGRSVLKVYAARLLHDDQPQALEHSALRWLSADELDSVTWLPADAPIVAALRPLLADPRPPAR
- a CDS encoding TldD/PmbA family protein — protein: MRPGDPTELELAGQVIELVRRLGGPAAQAEAVVTRADLALTRFANSAIHQNVAESTVGIRLRVHVDGRTAAGSGSVVTADGLRTLVERTLAAARLCPPDPGWPGLAPPTPAPLAPPVDEATAHAEPDQRADRVRAFVAAAGGLSTAGYCRTAHRSSAFANSAGHTAHGRFVEAAMDGIARQGGADGVARRCADRLSDIDGAELGGHAAAKAQAAADPIELPPGRYEVVFEPAAVADLLQNLSWYGFNGKRYAERQSFAEPGADQFDRAVTLVDDPLGASGLPFDAEGTGRRALTLVEAGTTRAVAHDRRTAAEAGAESTGHAVAGGATWGPMARNLRLSGAAAGPASAVGRSTTGTAAGAVVDSDTAALIAGVRRGLLVTDLWYTRVLDPKSLVVTGLTRNGVWLVEDGTVVRAVRDLRFTESYPRALGPGAVLGLGARPVRQPDRVDGAWWAAPPVRLASWHFTGGASG
- a CDS encoding TldD/PmbA family protein; amino-acid sequence: MTEFDAAAAAVQAALDAGARYADARVMHRRYESMTARNGDVEELTQDESIGIGVRALVGASWGFHAVPDLSDAAARDAGRRAARIATASARVPGPPVDLVPVEAVTASWASGCQIDPLGVPLSDKGDLLVGATRTMAEHGADLAEGLYQIWDTAKWFVSSEGHRIDQRIRECGGGISATSIGDGETQRRSWPSYRGQYGTTGWELVESLDLAAHAAQIAEESRALLTAPPCPAGETDLILGGEQLALQIHESVGHAIELDRILGWEAAFAGTSWLDLAQLGSLRYGSELMNVTIDPTIPGALGSFGFDDEGSPAVKRDAVRDGRWVGVLAGRDSAAMASLDYGGSVRADGWARLPMVRMTNVGLEPGPHTLDEIIAATDDGVLMDLNRSWSIDDKRLNFQFGCEIGWEIKKGRRGRMLRNPTYTGIGPLFWRSMDMLSGETVPWGTPNCGKGQPGQTGHTGHPAAPARFRNVRVGVSA